The following coding sequences are from one Oceaniferula flava window:
- a CDS encoding DUF3857 domain-containing protein: MIRVLCMLMFVSLTSQWLLAADDGVSHQVPDVIKKQVLPQLTSLEEVLKKAKKHRSGDESGVILLREKYYWVTEEGRRFRIYHNIYQVKTEQGVESLSRDNFGYDEKLIKVHLAKARTVLPNGESKPLADNAAFIQRGRGSHSDQLYNSNRELVLIYPDVKVGSITECVVIYEDIQPRIPQEMLGSFSLASGWPIVMSRLVVDLPEKMAERLKTKHIATQVRPERQAGRSAGRSQIVWQQNHSEGEHYEPNRAPSDQAGPAIQFCTLESWETFGQWYRKLVQPQQLLSKKLQGLADEWTKDAKSRDEVIRILFQRVANDVRYTGLEFGISGLKPYSCDEVWDAQYGDCKDKSNLLCALLTYKGIPAYITLVNTEHRGVVHREVPGYHAFNHAIAAIAPEKADGRWMFCDPTINYGKPGQLSPSSSNRDVLIVSPKKVHWQKTPESTGGQLHYAFDLTLNAQGTLSGWMTLSANGFYGISVGESYQSLERQSVLQKLNDLIEPYYAGAVVADYVLPVSQGKQFPDPVVVKAYFTCPVSQPNEQGRLPLRFPSSSNLFLDYGDHAARNTDFFQWRDTIRVSASIQLPSGWVIDSKPQPLDIDTPYYAISASWNGRKQDVKARQEAPVMTMRMDVDCLSDLIPANQIGVVQQANRALAAWLQKPALLTKNAQLAETQTHTANEDVELSLMPTGKGQMDLVNRLYPSTGSLALRELALKKALQFFPNDRNLAFVVASSLAHMKYSVADYQSANKMYAELLARPTQGVEPAEVHYARYIHAMSLYEVDEKEKAIELLTQLAKESDLSNYREGWTLALLGDYLATNTEGHAERAELAIQQYEKALEVKSNHTAYTVASLYMQRSHAGQGARAAGEFIEWISSDPKLSQEILDELDAKLNDSNFNTHLEPSLKVLAQVIPEVKQDAKLKDALSEMLKGHQSKMISKKANVAIRTKLLALIDQTRPSYLRDASAPQGADSREKVEAAMQEYYNEKHAQWLTTAAYYFRTYPADDSFTKHLWDFYTYVKWQEYTSQSGEKPVLFEPLTKLVKTIPTSDPYYWECLYVTASWHEEHDRWEEVLKIFEAIPTHPDYDEDFRITCWARMGAAYERLGRWEDAIRAHTQLADERDSYESVCEQLLRAGMLQLRIGKPDAALATWRLLASVPKSTWDESVDVDDIKTVVQLMADEAKTKQFWSQTDRWWNEELLPLMQTVGATIPDKPLLYNAINAEAVQNAVSESTSTKKLADLLAANYPVLESARWLPSRLSDVQLTLYNPSLKLKVADFRKNSALLIGYYKAVQSGCPPELLPTARLMEVAILIDAGHNEESAAEALKNLQQLEKLDNPDREQLERTTLIYMLAIQRAEGDLKDAIARAEQLQESPLLFIEKNMFARHYCQLLNQSGQTEKCLEVVQQSIAGNATKDSNYHALVALEKQLRGERFSREGFGRHLTSWVKANQPAWFAEVDIKSLDDDRLPGISELIDGDRGELSEVQFLKALLLVAQSPELEIGTRQEAFLFYIAEMVKYQTTWDDAVKLVTGAIKMEPGFENINRRLIWTQYVDHCYEGRLKQANQLRRHPAYELVQQSVRETTGVQVHKLCQVIAKNDAQAILWHIEDATAEPMDKVKSGNVYTLIEQLISYGALEQAEEVASGIKNWKLEAEQSKTKLALRLELKQTLRTAKRQHDVVKQLYAANRERIENLAKSAPDGWNQYVRIQNNQAFSPKQLSAVDASRWMKTGWIDQTDLSFWMTHTGFWLYDEEIEGLDAKAFANAMETILKSDLREDAKIGLLAGLLMLNMHDGPAMKAGSEILNREDLPTLDPKAQAALQLFVEQSQRYSGGDPVTSLDMLKLKTDDTVTGFLTTATALMLAISEGKKPNIERVLEDADSNLLLDDHLIHAYLQALIAIGDDDLVDLVKEQALDNFQDDLSELWLKPNVSSFASAVDVTTLLGCESLISERLIQHIRDNVHEDRHAKLDLLAALLRKDWKKVLEAGDVMLEEDEDRSHLLNYAMGMAHQHSGNVAKAREFFTPLSKKNPIEHTYILEARKHLKQMEGK; this comes from the coding sequence ATGATTCGAGTATTATGCATGCTGATGTTTGTTAGTCTGACTTCGCAGTGGCTATTGGCTGCGGATGATGGTGTTTCCCATCAGGTGCCAGATGTCATCAAGAAACAGGTTTTGCCCCAGCTGACCAGTTTGGAAGAGGTCCTGAAGAAAGCCAAAAAACACCGCAGCGGCGATGAGTCCGGAGTGATTTTATTGAGAGAGAAATACTACTGGGTGACGGAGGAGGGGCGACGCTTCCGCATCTATCACAACATCTATCAGGTGAAGACCGAGCAGGGGGTCGAATCGCTGTCACGTGACAATTTCGGTTACGATGAGAAGTTGATCAAGGTGCACCTCGCCAAGGCGCGCACTGTGCTTCCGAATGGCGAGAGTAAACCGCTCGCTGACAATGCGGCATTCATTCAGCGAGGTCGTGGGTCACACTCGGATCAATTGTATAACAGCAATCGAGAACTCGTTCTCATCTATCCGGATGTCAAAGTGGGCTCCATCACCGAGTGCGTGGTGATCTACGAGGACATTCAGCCGAGAATTCCACAGGAGATGTTAGGGTCCTTCAGCCTTGCCAGTGGCTGGCCGATTGTGATGAGTCGACTGGTCGTCGATCTCCCCGAGAAGATGGCGGAGCGTCTGAAAACCAAACACATCGCCACCCAGGTCCGGCCCGAGCGCCAAGCTGGCCGATCGGCTGGACGGAGTCAGATTGTCTGGCAGCAAAACCATAGTGAGGGTGAACATTACGAGCCAAACCGTGCTCCATCGGATCAGGCTGGACCGGCTATTCAGTTCTGCACGTTGGAAAGCTGGGAGACCTTCGGCCAATGGTATCGGAAGCTGGTCCAACCTCAGCAACTGCTCTCGAAAAAGCTCCAGGGGCTGGCGGATGAGTGGACCAAAGACGCGAAGTCTCGCGACGAAGTGATCCGCATTCTTTTCCAGCGGGTCGCCAACGACGTGCGTTACACCGGCTTGGAGTTTGGGATTTCCGGCCTAAAACCTTACTCCTGCGACGAGGTTTGGGATGCGCAGTATGGCGACTGCAAAGATAAATCGAATTTGCTCTGCGCTCTGCTCACCTACAAAGGTATTCCCGCCTACATCACCCTGGTCAATACCGAGCACCGAGGCGTGGTTCACCGTGAGGTGCCTGGCTACCATGCTTTTAATCACGCGATTGCAGCCATTGCTCCGGAGAAAGCCGACGGCCGGTGGATGTTCTGCGATCCCACCATCAATTACGGCAAGCCTGGGCAGCTCTCGCCATCGTCGTCGAACCGCGATGTGCTCATCGTTTCTCCCAAGAAGGTGCATTGGCAAAAGACGCCGGAGAGCACGGGCGGTCAGCTGCACTACGCCTTTGACCTGACGCTGAATGCCCAGGGAACCTTGTCGGGCTGGATGACTCTCAGTGCCAATGGTTTTTACGGAATTAGCGTGGGGGAATCCTATCAATCACTCGAACGCCAGAGTGTGCTACAGAAACTCAACGACCTGATCGAGCCTTACTACGCCGGTGCCGTGGTGGCCGACTACGTGCTTCCTGTTAGTCAGGGGAAACAGTTCCCAGACCCGGTCGTTGTAAAAGCTTATTTCACCTGCCCGGTCTCCCAGCCGAATGAGCAGGGACGACTACCTCTCCGTTTCCCCTCGTCCTCAAACCTCTTTTTGGACTACGGGGATCATGCCGCTCGGAATACCGATTTCTTCCAATGGCGGGATACCATTCGTGTTAGCGCATCGATCCAACTGCCATCAGGGTGGGTGATCGATTCAAAACCGCAGCCACTGGATATCGACACCCCTTACTACGCCATCAGCGCATCGTGGAATGGTAGGAAGCAAGATGTGAAGGCTCGCCAAGAAGCACCGGTGATGACGATGCGAATGGATGTCGATTGCCTAAGCGACCTGATCCCGGCTAATCAAATCGGTGTCGTTCAGCAGGCGAACCGGGCACTTGCTGCCTGGCTGCAAAAACCCGCTTTGCTCACCAAGAATGCGCAGCTTGCTGAAACCCAAACGCACACGGCCAATGAGGATGTGGAGCTGTCGTTGATGCCGACAGGGAAGGGGCAGATGGATTTGGTGAACCGACTCTATCCAAGCACAGGTTCCCTCGCCCTGCGAGAATTGGCATTGAAGAAAGCCCTGCAATTTTTCCCGAACGATCGCAACCTTGCCTTCGTGGTGGCATCAAGCTTGGCGCATATGAAATACAGCGTGGCCGATTACCAGAGTGCCAACAAGATGTATGCCGAGCTGTTGGCGCGACCGACCCAGGGAGTCGAACCAGCGGAGGTGCACTACGCGCGCTACATCCATGCCATGTCGCTGTATGAAGTGGATGAAAAAGAAAAGGCGATTGAGCTACTCACGCAGCTGGCCAAAGAAAGCGACCTCTCCAACTACCGCGAAGGGTGGACGCTGGCATTGTTAGGCGATTACTTGGCCACTAACACGGAGGGCCATGCGGAGCGTGCCGAGTTGGCGATTCAGCAGTATGAGAAAGCGCTCGAGGTGAAGAGCAACCACACGGCTTACACCGTGGCCAGCCTCTACATGCAGCGCAGCCATGCCGGCCAGGGCGCACGGGCTGCCGGAGAGTTCATAGAATGGATTTCCTCTGATCCTAAACTGAGTCAGGAGATCCTCGATGAACTGGATGCCAAATTGAACGATTCCAATTTCAACACGCACTTGGAACCCTCCCTCAAGGTGCTGGCTCAGGTCATCCCTGAAGTAAAGCAAGATGCCAAACTTAAGGATGCACTCAGTGAGATGCTCAAAGGTCACCAATCGAAGATGATTTCGAAAAAGGCAAACGTTGCAATCCGCACGAAGCTGCTGGCATTGATCGATCAAACCCGTCCCAGCTATCTTCGTGATGCAAGCGCTCCGCAAGGGGCGGATAGTCGTGAGAAGGTCGAGGCAGCCATGCAGGAGTATTATAACGAAAAGCATGCCCAATGGCTAACCACCGCTGCGTATTACTTCCGAACTTACCCAGCCGATGATTCCTTCACCAAACACCTCTGGGATTTTTACACCTACGTGAAATGGCAGGAGTATACCTCGCAGTCAGGTGAGAAACCGGTTCTGTTTGAGCCCCTAACAAAACTGGTTAAGACCATCCCCACCAGCGATCCCTACTACTGGGAATGCCTGTATGTGACCGCTTCATGGCACGAAGAACATGACCGATGGGAGGAGGTTCTCAAAATTTTCGAAGCCATCCCAACGCACCCGGATTACGATGAAGATTTCCGAATCACCTGCTGGGCGCGGATGGGCGCGGCCTACGAACGATTGGGGCGTTGGGAGGATGCCATTCGGGCTCACACCCAGCTCGCCGACGAAAGAGACTCCTACGAGTCGGTCTGCGAGCAGTTGTTACGCGCCGGGATGCTACAGTTGCGCATTGGCAAGCCGGACGCAGCCTTAGCCACTTGGAGACTGTTAGCCAGCGTGCCCAAATCGACTTGGGACGAATCCGTCGACGTCGATGATATCAAGACTGTGGTTCAACTCATGGCTGACGAGGCAAAGACCAAGCAGTTCTGGAGTCAGACAGATCGTTGGTGGAACGAGGAACTACTGCCACTGATGCAGACTGTGGGGGCTACCATCCCTGATAAGCCACTGCTGTATAACGCCATCAATGCCGAAGCCGTTCAGAATGCGGTGAGTGAGTCGACTTCCACTAAAAAACTAGCTGACCTGTTAGCCGCAAATTACCCAGTTCTTGAATCGGCGAGGTGGTTACCCTCGCGTCTGAGTGACGTCCAATTGACCCTTTACAATCCATCACTCAAACTGAAAGTCGCTGATTTCAGAAAAAACAGCGCCCTTCTGATCGGATATTACAAAGCCGTTCAATCGGGTTGCCCACCGGAACTGCTGCCAACCGCCCGCCTGATGGAGGTCGCCATACTGATTGATGCAGGCCACAACGAGGAGTCTGCCGCCGAGGCGTTGAAAAATTTGCAGCAGCTGGAGAAGTTAGACAATCCTGACCGCGAGCAACTCGAACGAACCACCCTCATTTACATGCTTGCTATCCAGCGTGCCGAAGGTGACCTCAAGGATGCCATCGCCCGTGCAGAACAACTGCAGGAGTCGCCACTGCTGTTTATTGAGAAAAACATGTTTGCACGCCACTACTGCCAGTTGCTGAACCAAAGTGGACAAACTGAAAAATGTCTCGAGGTGGTGCAGCAATCCATCGCTGGGAATGCGACCAAGGATTCGAACTACCACGCGCTGGTGGCGTTGGAAAAACAGCTGCGTGGCGAGCGCTTCTCGCGTGAAGGGTTCGGTCGACACCTGACAAGCTGGGTGAAAGCAAACCAACCGGCCTGGTTTGCCGAAGTGGACATCAAGTCCCTTGACGATGATCGACTCCCAGGCATTTCCGAGCTTATCGACGGTGACCGTGGAGAGCTCAGTGAGGTGCAATTTCTCAAAGCTTTGCTGCTGGTGGCGCAATCGCCGGAGCTGGAAATTGGCACCCGACAGGAAGCGTTTCTTTTCTACATTGCGGAGATGGTGAAATATCAAACGACTTGGGACGACGCTGTGAAATTGGTGACGGGTGCGATCAAGATGGAGCCTGGGTTTGAGAACATAAACCGCCGCTTGATCTGGACCCAATACGTCGATCACTGCTATGAGGGTCGACTGAAGCAGGCGAACCAACTTCGCCGACACCCGGCGTATGAACTGGTACAGCAATCGGTGCGAGAGACCACTGGCGTGCAAGTTCACAAGTTGTGTCAAGTCATTGCCAAGAACGACGCACAAGCGATCCTCTGGCACATCGAGGACGCTACGGCCGAGCCAATGGATAAGGTGAAAAGCGGGAATGTCTACACCCTCATCGAACAGCTGATCAGCTATGGCGCGCTTGAGCAGGCGGAAGAAGTTGCCAGCGGTATCAAAAACTGGAAACTCGAAGCCGAGCAGTCTAAAACAAAACTCGCATTGCGCCTCGAGTTAAAACAAACGCTGCGTACAGCCAAGCGTCAGCACGACGTGGTGAAGCAACTTTACGCAGCGAACCGTGAACGGATTGAGAACTTGGCAAAAAGTGCTCCCGACGGCTGGAATCAATATGTTAGAATTCAAAACAACCAGGCGTTCTCTCCAAAGCAACTCAGTGCCGTGGATGCCTCACGCTGGATGAAAACCGGCTGGATCGATCAAACGGATCTCTCGTTTTGGATGACCCACACGGGCTTCTGGCTCTACGATGAAGAGATCGAGGGGTTGGATGCGAAGGCCTTTGCCAATGCGATGGAAACCATTCTCAAGTCGGACCTTCGGGAAGATGCCAAGATTGGATTGCTGGCCGGCCTGCTGATGCTCAATATGCACGATGGGCCAGCCATGAAGGCTGGTTCTGAAATCCTGAACCGTGAGGACCTTCCGACGCTTGATCCTAAGGCCCAGGCAGCACTTCAATTGTTTGTTGAACAATCGCAGCGTTACTCAGGGGGTGACCCGGTGACATCGCTGGATATGTTGAAATTGAAAACCGATGACACAGTGACCGGTTTCCTCACGACCGCTACCGCGCTGATGCTGGCAATTTCAGAAGGGAAGAAGCCCAATATCGAGCGGGTGCTCGAAGATGCTGATTCTAATTTATTGTTAGATGATCACTTGATCCATGCCTACCTGCAGGCGTTGATCGCTATCGGGGATGATGACTTGGTCGATCTGGTGAAGGAACAGGCCTTGGATAATTTTCAGGACGATCTCAGCGAACTCTGGTTAAAACCGAATGTCTCGAGCTTTGCCTCAGCCGTGGATGTGACTACCTTGTTAGGGTGTGAGTCATTGATTTCTGAGCGTTTAATCCAGCATATCCGCGACAATGTTCATGAGGACCGTCACGCCAAGTTGGACTTGCTCGCCGCGTTGTTACGCAAAGATTGGAAGAAGGTGCTGGAAGCTGGCGATGTCATGCTGGAGGAAGACGAGGATCGCAGCCACCTGTTGAACTACGCCATGGGAATGGCTCATCAACACTCTGGGAATGTGGCGAAGGCCCGCGAGTTCTTCACGCCCTTGTCGAAGAAGAACCCGATCGAGCACACCTATATTCTGGAAGCTCGCAAACACCTCAAGCAGATGGAGGGCAAGTAA
- a CDS encoding class I SAM-dependent methyltransferase: MKRIVEPEILDELPADDPAAVRSRRDLRMINALMGGPRWIVRQLEGLGDIERIVELGAGEGELSQQLKRSFPDSEVVAVDLIGKPDAVSAEVLWHQGNVLDYHGFDEYTVVVANLFIHHLKADALKLLGNRLADARAVILAEPHRVSSSLILGRTIFPLINHVTRHDMMTSIRAGFVPGEIPELFGGGFQWSESFSRLGGIRTMGVKP; the protein is encoded by the coding sequence GTGAAACGTATCGTAGAACCTGAGATTCTCGACGAGCTGCCTGCCGATGATCCGGCGGCGGTTCGGAGTCGGAGAGACTTGCGTATGATCAATGCCCTCATGGGTGGTCCTCGGTGGATTGTTCGGCAGCTCGAGGGGCTGGGGGACATCGAGCGCATCGTCGAACTCGGCGCCGGTGAGGGTGAACTGAGCCAGCAGCTGAAGCGATCATTCCCTGACAGCGAAGTGGTCGCCGTTGATCTCATTGGCAAACCGGATGCCGTGTCTGCCGAGGTGCTCTGGCATCAGGGGAATGTGCTGGATTACCATGGTTTTGACGAATACACGGTAGTAGTTGCCAATTTGTTTATCCATCACTTGAAGGCGGATGCTTTAAAATTGTTAGGCAACCGTCTCGCCGACGCTCGAGCGGTGATCTTGGCCGAGCCCCACCGGGTGTCTTCGTCGCTAATCTTGGGACGCACTATTTTTCCTCTGATCAACCACGTCACGCGGCACGATATGATGACCAGCATCCGCGCAGGTTTTGTGCCGGGAGAAATCCCTGAATTGTTCGGTGGTGGCTTTCAATGGAGTGAAAGTTTCAGTCGCTTGGGAGGCATCCGCACGATGGGAGTGAAGCCATGA
- a CDS encoding NAD(P)/FAD-dependent oxidoreductase yields MKEIEIIGGGLAGLSLAIYLRKLGVDVTVFESGSYPKHKVCGEFICGVDEAVLQDLGIQEVIDQSQHHTTMKWWMGDSLVLADRLPTVAWGLSRYRLDEDLAHLLVDRGGRLQCGQRVQTEDAESRVWATGKRKKSGRWIGLKIHVTDAQIEGLEMHVGERGYIGLCGIEEGKVNCCGLFRVDKSLRGSGSELIAAYLQANGLLGLAARCRNWQKDEASFSATAGFSFGKQEQVGGLCVGDASYLIPPFTGNGMSMALESSWLAGPWLARYAAGELTWSAACEGYDHECVAFFRKRMSLSGNMQPLLFHRLGRMLLKTAAKTGTLPFQSLFHHLRTP; encoded by the coding sequence ATGAAGGAAATCGAAATCATCGGCGGTGGACTGGCAGGTCTGTCATTGGCGATCTACCTTCGTAAGCTCGGCGTGGATGTGACGGTTTTTGAGTCGGGGAGTTATCCCAAGCACAAGGTCTGCGGCGAATTTATCTGCGGCGTGGATGAGGCTGTGCTGCAAGATTTGGGGATTCAAGAGGTCATTGACCAGTCGCAGCATCACACGACGATGAAGTGGTGGATGGGCGACTCGCTTGTGCTCGCTGACCGACTTCCCACCGTAGCCTGGGGACTGTCGCGATACCGCTTGGACGAGGATCTGGCGCACTTATTGGTCGACCGTGGAGGGCGCTTGCAATGTGGTCAACGGGTGCAGACTGAAGACGCAGAGTCCAGAGTGTGGGCGACTGGTAAACGCAAAAAATCAGGTCGATGGATCGGGCTGAAAATCCATGTCACCGATGCTCAAATTGAGGGGCTGGAAATGCACGTTGGCGAGCGTGGCTACATCGGTCTGTGTGGCATCGAAGAAGGCAAGGTGAACTGCTGCGGCCTCTTCCGGGTGGACAAATCACTCAGGGGAAGTGGCTCGGAATTGATTGCGGCTTACCTGCAAGCGAACGGCTTGTTAGGTCTGGCTGCACGCTGCAGAAACTGGCAAAAAGACGAGGCGTCGTTTTCCGCCACGGCAGGGTTTTCTTTTGGCAAGCAGGAACAGGTTGGGGGACTTTGCGTTGGCGATGCCTCTTATCTTATTCCTCCATTTACTGGAAATGGCATGAGCATGGCGTTGGAATCGTCATGGCTCGCCGGGCCATGGTTGGCTCGATACGCGGCGGGGGAACTAACATGGTCGGCCGCCTGTGAAGGCTACGATCACGAATGTGTTGCCTTTTTCCGAAAACGGATGAGTCTGTCGGGTAACATGCAGCCACTGTTGTTTCACCGACTGGGCAGGATGTTGCTGAAGACCGCGGCGAAAACTGGCACCCTGCCGTTTCAATCTCTCTTTCACCACCTCAGAACTCCATGA
- a CDS encoding type III polyketide synthase yields the protein MNLLGIASAFPTASFTQPQCLAAMQEADFWLDLDRRSQVLLGKVLGGDSGINKRHFALDQLTDAWRRDAQALNEAYERQAPKLAAEAVKKALAKSGHRPEEIDALLVCSCTGYLCPGVSSYTGEQLGLREDAVLQDMTGLGCGAAVPMLRVANSMVAERPDAVVVTVAVEICSAAFYVEDDFGVLISTCLFGDGAAAAVWSGAGGTWQVGDFESLHRPQHREKIRFTNAGGKLRNQLDKSVPLHAAETVEKLYAKRRGEPQAWVTHGGGRDVIEQLETVLPCDELSLARAVMRDYGNLSSPSVLVALERFLEQSDGSEDRLWMCAFGAGFSAHSCEIVRS from the coding sequence ATGAATTTACTCGGCATCGCCTCCGCATTTCCTACGGCATCATTTACTCAACCACAATGTCTGGCCGCGATGCAGGAGGCGGATTTTTGGCTAGATCTCGATCGGCGTTCACAGGTTTTGTTAGGCAAGGTTCTGGGAGGCGACAGCGGGATCAACAAACGTCACTTCGCACTCGATCAACTGACCGACGCCTGGCGACGCGATGCCCAGGCCTTGAACGAAGCGTATGAACGACAGGCACCGAAGCTGGCTGCGGAAGCCGTGAAAAAGGCACTGGCAAAAAGCGGCCACCGTCCTGAGGAAATCGATGCCTTGCTCGTTTGTTCCTGCACCGGCTATCTCTGCCCAGGCGTGAGCAGTTACACCGGCGAGCAATTGGGGCTGCGTGAGGATGCGGTCTTGCAGGATATGACAGGGCTCGGTTGCGGTGCAGCGGTGCCCATGCTGAGGGTGGCGAACTCGATGGTTGCTGAGCGGCCGGACGCGGTGGTGGTGACGGTGGCGGTGGAAATTTGCTCGGCGGCCTTCTACGTGGAAGACGATTTTGGTGTGCTTATCAGCACCTGTTTGTTTGGCGATGGGGCGGCGGCTGCTGTGTGGTCGGGCGCTGGAGGAACGTGGCAGGTGGGCGACTTTGAATCGCTGCATCGACCGCAGCACCGGGAGAAAATCAGGTTCACCAATGCGGGAGGTAAACTTCGCAACCAACTCGACAAAAGCGTGCCACTCCACGCCGCAGAGACGGTGGAAAAACTCTATGCCAAGCGGCGCGGCGAGCCTCAAGCCTGGGTGACCCACGGTGGTGGCCGAGATGTGATTGAACAACTGGAAACCGTGCTGCCTTGCGATGAACTCAGCCTCGCTAGAGCGGTGATGCGAGATTATGGCAATCTCAGCAGTCCGTCCGTGTTGGTGGCTTTGGAACGCTTTCTCGAGCAAAGCGATGGCTCGGAAGACCGACTATGGATGTGTGCCTTTGGTGCTGGGTTTTCAGCGCACAGCTGCGAGATTGTTAGAAGTTGA
- the rnhA gene encoding ribonuclease HI, with protein MTQDIRMKDITIYTDGSSRGNPGPGGYGTLLIYQGHRKELSGGFAKTTNNRMEILAALTGLESLREPCRITVYSDSKYVIDAMDKGWIHGWKKKGWSRGPNKPLKNADLWKRMSAAVQGHKVSWKWVKGHAGHPENERCDALATNAADQRGNPVDRGFVEGDA; from the coding sequence ATGACGCAAGACATCCGCATGAAGGACATCACCATCTACACCGACGGATCATCGCGTGGCAACCCGGGCCCCGGAGGCTACGGCACCCTGCTGATCTATCAAGGTCACCGCAAGGAACTCAGCGGTGGATTTGCGAAGACGACCAATAACCGCATGGAAATCCTCGCCGCACTGACGGGGCTGGAATCACTCCGCGAGCCGTGCCGGATCACCGTTTACTCCGACTCGAAATACGTCATCGACGCCATGGACAAGGGCTGGATTCATGGGTGGAAAAAGAAAGGCTGGTCGCGTGGCCCTAACAAGCCGCTCAAGAATGCCGATCTCTGGAAACGTATGTCCGCAGCGGTGCAGGGGCACAAGGTCAGCTGGAAGTGGGTCAAAGGGCATGCCGGACACCCGGAAAACGAACGCTGTGATGCCCTGGCCACCAACGCAGCTGACCAAAGAGGAAATCCTGTCGATCGAGGTTTTGTCGAAGGAGACGCTTAA
- a CDS encoding 3-keto-disaccharide hydrolase translates to MILSKFQYGIAIAACSIPLMVSAQVNELTKQEQQEGWQLLFDGKTFEGWRNYQGKGVRDGWQVVDGTMHHTKGGKDLMTEKQYEDFEFKLEWKISEGGNSGIFLGVREIKDRISRSGIEMQIIDNERHPDAKNEKNVSGACYALYKPPVGADRKAGEWNQVYIIKKGSHYQFFQNGVKTADFDLEDTEFIDRIAAAKFKDWPHFARYRKGHIGLQDHGDVVSFRNIKLKNLSAKD, encoded by the coding sequence ATGATTTTATCCAAATTTCAATACGGAATCGCAATTGCCGCCTGTTCGATCCCGCTGATGGTATCGGCTCAGGTGAACGAGCTTACGAAACAGGAACAACAAGAGGGATGGCAGCTGTTGTTCGATGGCAAGACCTTCGAGGGCTGGCGCAATTACCAAGGCAAGGGGGTGCGTGACGGCTGGCAAGTGGTCGATGGCACCATGCACCACACCAAGGGCGGCAAGGACCTGATGACCGAGAAACAATACGAAGATTTCGAATTCAAGCTGGAGTGGAAAATTTCCGAGGGAGGCAACAGTGGGATCTTCCTTGGGGTTCGCGAGATTAAGGATAGAATTTCCCGTTCAGGCATCGAGATGCAGATTATCGATAACGAACGCCACCCGGATGCCAAGAACGAGAAAAACGTCTCAGGCGCCTGCTACGCGCTCTACAAACCACCGGTGGGAGCCGACCGCAAAGCCGGTGAGTGGAACCAAGTGTACATCATCAAAAAAGGATCACACTATCAGTTTTTCCAAAATGGCGTGAAGACTGCGGACTTTGATCTGGAGGACACCGAGTTCATTGATCGCATTGCCGCAGCCAAATTCAAAGATTGGCCACACTTTGCCCGCTACCGCAAGGGACACATCGGGCTACAAGACCACGGCGATGTGGTTTCCTTCCGCAATATCAAATTGAAGAACCTCAGCGCGAAAGATTAG